A region from the Buteo buteo chromosome 19, bButBut1.hap1.1, whole genome shotgun sequence genome encodes:
- the LOC142042090 gene encoding ovostatin-like, whose protein sequence is MWSRILLSILSLNWIATVSSEPQYVLLVPTVVRSDSPQTACVQFHNLSEPLSLSIVLEYGSIQRTLFEESITKNDFFKCCEFKVPPATSDPLAFISFSAKGTRVNLAERRSVAIQNVDNTVFIQTDKPIYKPGQKVMFRVVTLDTQFRPVQETYPQIIIEDPEQNKIFQWLEVTSKHGIVQLSFPLISEPILGSYHITVEKKSGEKEYQFFTVEEYVLPKFEVTTSVPKRISFFDEEVRVNVCASYTYGQPVQGNAQINLCQQRFYRPRCEQNGKETCEAVTGRLGKDGCLSTVISIKRFQLYRSYARMYTSLNVESTVTENGTGIQMKGYDYVAVNEENDRVMFKNMDLYYKRGIPYYGEITVTNMDGKPVADRTVLLDLNENYLANYTTDKNGTAAFSIDTSNIFDPSFKLSVRQAPDDCADFFIWRNDNEHQALFLVRRFYSRTNSFVKIEPVREKLSCGQQQMINVHYVLNRDGYRNANQTNFYYVVMTKGKIILSGQKQVSISGAPRGTFAITLTVTEKLAPSARLLLYTVHPHGEIVADSSWIRSDVCFKNKLQLEFSEKQGLPGSKVSLHLEAAANSYCALRAVDQSILLLHPARELSAESVYYQLHVSDLYGYYYNGLNLEDDKPEECTPVKTTFFDGLYYEPVNVSRDGDVYGIFRDMGLKVFTNSVLRKPVLCNEDRSDTEDYPVYFHHAVAHVSGYGIDESRLVGGRGGDTVRKFFPETWIWDLVHTDSRGEVNVFYTIPDTITEWKASAFCVQDDAGFGISSPVSLTAFQPFFVELTLPYSVIRGEKFNLIANVFNYLNECIQISAVLAKSGDYKAEILSPEGNTARVCANERKTYVWAVNPHKLGEVKFTITAEAKLNSRGTVNSTSPEDETIRRDTLIRTLLVEPEGIKKELTQSSLVCTKGITISEPVSLSLPRNLVQGSARAYFSVIGDILGTALRNMENLLHMPYGCGEQNMALFTPNIYALDYLNKTGQLTEEIRIKGTGYLSTGYQKQLSYKHQDGSYSSFGRRDREGSVWLTAFVYKSFAQAKRYIYIDDNVQSQTLIWLASKQKSDGCFENAGSHFNNALKGEEGGEYSLTAYVVAALLEAGHSAAHPVIQRGMNCLETAFGNGVHNLYNQALFAYAYGLADKEKRCQFFLEKLDKAATRDGGSVHWQRENKPPAEHFPVFYSRAPSAEIEMTSYVLLALLNKAELSPEDLSYISRIVHWLVKQQNPYGGFSSSQDTVVALQALAQYGYLTFSKNSLNTVKVNFMESPSKTFQVNDKNRFLLQQASLPTIPGNYSVEVNGTGCVYLQTTLRYNVHLPKKVAGFSLSVQPANASCKSNFPPKFDLVLSASYTGNRKVSNMAIIDVKMLSGFVPVRSSLEKVQYQNSVVDRVDIKNNHILFYLQKVSRKDISFSFSVEQSLPVSDIKPVPVHIYDYYETDEYALAEYTTPCSPPSS, encoded by the exons ATGTGGTCAAGGATTCTGCTGAGTATTCTGTCCTTGAACTGGATTGCCACAGTATCTTCTGAACC TCAGTATGTGCTGCTGGTCCCAACGGTAGTACGGAGCGACTCTCCACAGACCGCTTGTGTGCAGTTTCACAACCTCAGTGAGCCTCTGTCCCTGAGCATCGTCCTGGAATATGGCAGTATCCAGAGGACTCTCTTTGAGGAATCCATCACAAAGAATGATTTCTTCAAGTGCTGCGAGTTCaag GTTCCTCCTGCTACTTCTGACCCCCTCGcattcatttccttctctgccaaaGGCACCAGAGTCAACTTAGCTGAGAGAAGATCAGTGGCGATTCAGAATGTGGATAATACTGTCTTCATCCAGACGGACAAACCTATCTACAAACCAGGGCAAAAAG TGATGTTTCGTGTGGTGACTTTGGACACCCAGTTCAGACCTGTTCAGGAGACA taTCCCCAAATCATCATTGAG GAtccagagcaaaacaaaatcttCCAGTGGTTGGAGGTAACATCTAAGCATGGAATTGTCCAGCTCTCCTTTCCACTAATCTCAGAGCCTATTCTGGGGTCCTACCACATCACTGTGGAGAAGAAGTCAGGTGAAAAAGAGTACCAGTTCTTCACGGTGGAGGAATATG TGCTGCCAAAATTTGAAGTAACGACCAGTGTGCCAAAgaggatttctttctttgatgAAGAAGTCAGGGTGAACGTTTGTGCTTC GTACACTTATGGCCAACCAGTGCAAGGGAATGCCCAAATCAATTTGTGTCAGCAGCGCTTTTATCGTCCACGATGTGagcaaaatgggaaagaaacctGTGAAGCTGTCACTGGACGG CTGGGGAAGGATGGCTGCCTCAGCACTGTCATCTCCATCAAAAGATTCCAGCTCTACCGCAGCTATGCCAGGATGTATACCAGCCTCAACGTAGAAAGCACTGTCACTGAAAATGGGACAG GTATCCAGATGAAAGGCTACGACTATGTTGCAGTCAATGAAGAAAATGACAGAGTGATGTTCAAGAATATGGATCTCTATTACAAGAGGGGAATTCCTTACTATGGTGAG ATCACTGTGACAAATATGGATGGCAAGCCTGTTGCTGATAGGACTGTCCTGCTGGACCTCAATGAAAACTATCTGGCCAACTATACCACTGACAAGAACggcactgctgctttttccatcGACACATCCAACATCTTTGATCCCAGTTTTAAGTTGAGC GTCAGGCAGGCACCAGATGACTGTGCAGACTTCTTCATCTGGAGGAATGATAATGAGCACCAAGCCTTATTCCTTGTCCGGCGTTTCTACTCACGAACCAACAGCTTTGTGAAAATTGAGCCAGTGAGGGAGAAGCTCAGTTGTGGCCAGCAGCAAATGATCAATGTTCACTATGTCTTGAACAGAGATGGCTACAGGAATGCCAATCAGACAAACTTCTACTATGTG GTgatgacaaaaggaaaaattattctcAGTGGCCAGAAGCAAGTCAGCATCTCTGGTG CTCCCAGAGGTACATTCGCCATCACGCTGACTGTCACTGAGAAGCTTGCCCCCAGTGCCAGACTGTTGCTCTACACGGTGCATCCTCATGGGGAGATAGTGGCTGACAGCTCTTGGATACGCAGCGATGTATGCTTCAAAAACAAG CTCCAGCTCGAGTTCTCTGAGAAGCAGGGTCTCCCAGGCTCTAAAGTCAGTCTCCACCTTGAAGCTGCTGCCAACTCCTACTGTGCCCTGCGAGCTGTAGATCAGAGCATCCTTCTTCTTCACCCTGCACGAGAGTTATCTGCTGAGAGC GTGTACTACCAACTTCATGTGAGTGATTTATATGGCTATTACTACAATGGGCTCAACCTGGAAGATGACAAGCCAGAGGAGTGTACCCCAGTCAAAACCACCTTTTTTGATGGCTTGTACTATGAACCTGTGAATGTCAGTCGTGATGGTGATGTCTACGGGATTTTCAGG GATATGGGCCTGAAGGTTTTCACCAACTCTGTCCTGCGGAAGCCAGTTCTGTGCAATGAAGACAGATCAGATACGGAAGATTACCCTGTCTATTTTCACCATGCTGTCGCCCATGTCAGTGGCTATGGCATAG ATGAGTCAAGGCTTGTTGGTGGGCGTGGTGGTGACACTGTTCGAAAATTCTTCCCTGAGACCTGGATTTGGGATCTGGTTCATACCGA TTCCAGGGGAGAGGTCAATGTCTTTTACACCATTCCTGACACCATCACAGAATGGAAAGCCAGTGCTTTCTGTGTGCAGGATGATGCTGGGTTTGGCATCTCCTCACCTGTTTCACTGACAGCATTCCAACCATTCTTTGTGGAACTCACCTTGCCATACTCTGTCATTCGAGgggaaaaatttaatttaatagcTAACGTCTTCAACTACCTCAACGAATGCATCCAG ATCAGTGCCGTACTTGCAAAATCAGGTGACTACAAGGCAGAAATCCTTTCACCAGAGGGCAACACAGCAAGGGTGTGTgccaatgaaagaaaaacctatGTTTGGGCTGTTAACCCCCACAAACTCG GCGAGGTGAAATTCACAATTACTGCTGAGGCCAAACTGAACAGCAGAGGTACTGTAAACAGCACATCCCCAGAAGATGAGACAATTCGCCGGGACACCCTGATTCGAACCCTACTTGTTGAG CCTGAAGGTATTAAAAAGGAATTGACTCAGAGCTCCCTCGTCTGTACGAAAG GCATAACGATTTCTGAACCAGTGTCTCTCAGCCTGCCAAGAAACTTAGTGCAGGGATCAGCCAGagcttatttttctgtcattg GAGATATTTTGGGTACAGCCCTGAGGAACATGGAGAACCTCCTCCACATGCCTTATGGTTGTGGAGAACAGAACATGGCCTTGTTCACACCTAACATCTATGCCCTGGATTATCTGAATAAGACTGGGCAGCTAACTGAAGAGATTAGAATCAAGGGTACTGGATACTTATCCACAG ggTACCAAAAACAGCTATCATACAAACACCAGGACGGATCCTACAGCTCCTTTGGTAGACGAGATAGGGAAGGGAGTGTATG GCTCACTGCCTTTGTGTACAAGTCATTTGCACAAGCCAAACGCTACATCTACATTGATGACAATGTCCAGTCTCAAACTTTGATCTGGCTGGCAAGCAAGCAGAAGTCAGACggctgctttgaaaatgctggTTCACATTTCAACAATGCTTTGAAG ggtGAAGAAGGTGGTGAATATTCACTCACAGCCTACGTTGTGGCAGCATTGCTGGAGGCTGGACACTCTGCTGCG CATCCTGTCATTCAACGTGGCATGAACTGTTTGGAGACTGCATTTGGCAATGGGGTCCACAACCTGTATAACCAGGCCCTCTTTGCCTATGCTTATGGATTAGctgacaaagagaaaagatgccAATTCTTCCTTGAGAAGCTGGATAAGGCAGCTACCAGAGATG gtgGCTCAGTTCATtggcaaagagaaaataagccACCAGCAGAACATTTCCCTGTCTTCTATTCCCGTGCCCCTTCTGCTGAGATTGAAATGACCAGCTATGTGCTTCTGGCTTTGCTCAACAAAGCCGAACTCTCTCCGGAAGACTTATCTTACATTTCTCGCATTGTGCACTGGCTTGTCAAACAACAGAACCCATACGGAGGTTTCTCCTCCAGCCAG GACACTGTTGTTGCTCTCCAAGCTTTAGCCCAGTATGGATACCTCACCTTCTCTAAAAACAGTCTTAACACAGTCAAAGTCAACTTCATGGAGTCCCCCAGTAAGACTTTCCAGGTGAATGACAAGAACCGCTTCTTACTGCAGCAGGCTTCCTTACCCACTATTCCAGGGAATTACAGCGTGGAAGTGAATGGCACTGGCTGTGTCTATCTGCAG ACCACCCTGAGATACAACGTCCATTTGccaaaaaaagttgcaggattTTCTCTCTCCGTACAGCCAGCCAATGCATCCTGCAAAAGCAACTTCCCACCAAAGTTTGACCTTGTCCTCTCTGCCAG TTACACAGGAAACCGCAAAGTCTCTAATATGGCTATCATTGATGTGAAGATGCTCTCGGGTTTTGTTCCTGTAAGATCTTCCCTGGAAAAG GTTCAGTACCAGAATTCCGTTGTGGATCGTGTAGACATCAAGAACAACCACATCCTCTTCTACCTTCAGAAG GTCTCCCGGAAGGATATCAGCTTCTCCTTCAGTGTGGAGCAAAGCTTGCCAGTCTCAGATATCAAACCAGTGCCAGTACATATATACGATTACTACGAAACAG atGAATATGCCCTCGCAGAATACACAACACCCTGCTCCCCACCTTCCAGCTGA